Sequence from the Meleagris gallopavo isolate NT-WF06-2002-E0010 breed Aviagen turkey brand Nicholas breeding stock chromosome 15, Turkey_5.1, whole genome shotgun sequence genome:
GGGAGtcccaaacttttttttcatgccTTAGCTCTGCCACTATGTAAAAAAGGAACTCAAGCCCCATGTTGCAATTCTGTGGTATTGCGGTGAAACGGAGCATCCCTTTCAGAGTTTACAAGTGTTTATAAGGCGGCCggcgctctgcttccttcagaTCACAGAACCAACCTGTCTGGCAACTTCGGCACCCAGCAGCGCAGGAAAAGGTACGAATTCCTTTCTTCTCTACCAGCAGGGCTGCACAAGTCTGGTGGCTGCTGACTGCACGGGAAGCTACCGACAGCTCTACAGATCAGTTCTCTGAGTGTCCTTAAATactttctcatgctgtttttctcataGCAGTATTTTAAGTTTATGTGCCTGAAGTAAAAGGCACattgtgtgtatgtgcataGCTAACAGAATTGTCACCTGACTAACAGAATAGCTAGAGTTATGATGATCTTTTATAGGTTACCATGTTCACGTTACTGGGCTGTGTGCttagataaatatatatttatgattAAACTGCTggtttctttcaaaaaaaatgcATCACCCTTGAGCTGGGCAtgccctgagctgggacctgcagAGGTGCTGTCTGACACGAAGCACCCTGTGATGCTCAGTGAAGGAATCTATGCTGATTTGTGGCAGCTTACGCCCTGGATCTCACGGATCCCATGGAGCTGGCACACCATTCTCACCTATGAAGTACTCAGGCATCTGCACTGATTAATGATGTCCAGAAACAGTCTGTTTATGATTAATTTTTCAAGACATTTGTGAGTTGGGAAGAGGTGGATAAATTTTCCATGGaagtttttaactttttttattgGAAACCCAAATTGTGaagcttcttcctaaaatctaacaaaacttttttatttgaaagctCTAAATTTTGACAGTGTAATTGAAAAGAAAGTTCTTTGTATTCCCTTCTCCTCTCTCCAAGTTTTTAATCAATACTTCAGGTATCAGCTTAATGAAGCACAGTGATGAATGCCATGTGGCTGTGAGAGAAATGAGTATCTTTGAGAAAGAGACAAAACGTAGTTTTCGTTCACAAATCTCAGATTATCCTGTCTACAGGAAATCGGGAGCTAAGAGTGTTTGCCTTCAAACAAAGTCAGATTGCTATATTTTGAATTCAGGACAAAGTATTTTACGTGAGATTCAGAGAATAAATATTGTATTATGTATATGCATTAAGCATATCTACTACATATTGAATGTGCATCTATACAGGGGGTACGTGAAGAGTCAGGAGCAGCCGCTgccccccttcccctcctctttatCTAGTGAGGATGTATCAAGCTGTAGCCCAATATGTAGTGTGAATTTCATGTATGTAATTTTATGTAGTGTGAGTTTTTATATAGGACTACTGACACATATTTAAAAGCTTTGTAGGGCTGAAATTTATGTTCACTGATCCTTTGATTCAGTGCCTTATTCTGTAAGAAACCTCACTAGCATCAGTAGAGTTTCTCTTGCTCAAGGGATATTTGACTCAGGGATCTGGGAATGCTTCTAAGCCCTTGACCAGACAAAGGTCAGATATTAGACCTAGTGCCAGGTCCAGTTCTTCATCTCGTTCACCTAACCAGATAAAGGTTAAGACCTATGCACACAGTTGCCTCCAAGTGCCATGATTTCTTCTCTCATACTGGTTTGCGATATGAATAACTAGAAGATCAACGTCTTGCCTTGAACTGCAGTGCATGCCTGCTACGCAATTTTGATGTAGTATAAGAATTATTAGAATGGGAGGATGTTTCTTAGTTCACTGGAACTGAATCTGTCATCTTATCCAGCACTGAGCTCGATttcagcacacacacagcaatCCTAAATgaagtaatatattttttaccTACAGATGTCTCACCTGCTATTTGCCTTACTTTCATTACTTTCCTTTGCTGCCCTTCTGGAAGCACAGTGGAAACTTAGAGAGAATGGTAAGAAATCTGTTTGTCAAAGTCTTGAGAATGTACTTCTTTATCTTTGTGTTTGAACTCTAAGAAATTGACTTTGTCTGTCCTTCAAAAATCCATCAGTAGTTTGCTAAGCCTCCAAGCTTCCTGGAGTTGCATGTTTCAAGCATTTGACATGGATTTCTCGGTGTTTCTTCTCTGTGGTAAAGTCTTGAAGCTGTCATTTTGCAATGTCCTGGTGTAAAAGTTTTATGGCTCGCTGGATCTCTGGTTCCTGTGGTGCTTGCTGTAGTGTTGGCACCATGAGAGACAAATTTTTGCCCCTTTTTGTTATAGAAAGTCTCTGTCAGCACTAAACATGACTGGGGAGCCTCTGACATGGTAGTATACCTGAGCAGTAGCAATTAAATTTGAGAACTGTAGTTACACAGAAGTGTAAGGTGAAGTCAGCCAGCCTGACTATTACTTCACTTCCTACATGAAACCATAGCAAACAGACAAGATAATGttcttttaaaggaatatttccaaaacattttgttaGGTGGTGTGTCTGGTAATTTGGAAAGACCAGTAGGGCATTGCAGAGCTACAAGATGGCATTTAGAAGACTGCATGCCCCTGTTGTAGTCCACTTATGTCTGCTGTAACTCCGAGGTTTTCTGTCTCTCAATAATTGCTCCCTTTAGACCAGAGTGATAGGAGTACAGATTGATCCCtctagaaaatggaaaacattagCTACAGACAAATGCAAACCACTTACCTAGAGCTGCCCTCCTTCCCACTCAGAGACTCACTCAGAGACCTTTGACACTGAGGAGGTCCTGTCACAGAGCAAACATTATAGTACTGAGGGCTGGTACATGGCATTCTGTGGGCGAAAGCCAAGGGCCATGATTATCCAGACTCAGTGTGTCCTGGCATCCTCTTCTATCATCTTTAAAACAAAGGTTCCTGCCTACTTTCCATTGTTAAGAACCACTGTAAGATTTTCTGggaactgaggaaaaaaagcattttatccAATTAAAATGTCATCCCTACTGGTCAGTGGGTTCTAGATGCATCGTAAGTTTAATATGAAGTCCTTGTAGTGAAGATGTTCAGATGACTGAAGTAAGAGATTTGGTAACAGTCTTCCtagaaagcagagctggaaaagtGTCTCAGTTCAGCCTTCATACTGTTCATTCTGGTTGGTGCTAACACGTCTTTCTCTGCAATATCTGAAGCGTATGTCATAGAATCTGAGTGGAACGATGAGACACCAGCTAAAAAAGTGAAGCTCACCTGTAACACATCTGATGAAACACTGCCAGTTTactggaaaaagggaacagaaCTGAAAGGAACTGGAAAGACTCTGATCGTCGAAGTGAAGGAGTTCCCAGATGCTGGCAACTACACCTGTCTGTCAGCTAAGACACACGAGATTATCAGCTACAGTTTCTTCCTCATAACTAAAGTAGACTCCTATGGGCAAATGATACGGTCAATTCTGAAAAGCTATAAAGGTACAGTCACAGCATGATGTGATGTGTTGTGGTCGGTTTTGTGCGTTGCACTTTTGTGAAGACTAGagggagctctgcagaagtGTTTGAGAAATGTACACCTGGACATCAGCCATCTCCAAACACTCCAACAGTGAAAGAGAGATGATGACACTTTGTGTGCGTGTGGTGCGACTGATGAGCAGAACAGGAATCTGTTGTGGGATTAATTTAGGGCCCTTTAGACTTGTAGGATGGAGTGATGATAGGAACAATTAGACTGGTATAGAAAACAAGGGGTACTATCAGTACTACACCACTGCTTTTCTGGTAGCGAAACTATTGACATGTTTTGCCTCCATCTCGCAGATGCAGCACTCAGAAGAGTGCTCTGCCTTTAAGTAATGTGTCCTTGCAAAGCCAGGGCTGTAATATTTGTCAGAACCAGGGATTGATCAAGATTTTAAGTACTGCCATTTGAGCTTCTCCATTCATGATTAATTCACTGGGACAAATACGtgatattttgcatttttgcaaTGCAACTCACTCAGCTGGCAGTCCCTCACTGTGGAACATAGGAACACAGGAACTTCCAAGGCTGGCAGGTTTTCCAGCTGAATAGGTACGCTCTTTATCTACAAAAAGGACCAATAGATTTGTCTAAATAAGTCCCTTACTGACAGGTCTCTGCAGCATGTTGGGTATGTTCTAGTCCTGCCAACTGCTGTGTAGATATGGTTAACGTGGTGTTGTATAGGCCAGCCTTTAGCCTCCAACTGTTCTTACATGGCTTTTTCAGTAGAGGTATCTGCCCAGTGGGCAGCAGGAAATTGTGTTTGCCTGCATACCCACCTGCAAAAGGAGATCAGAATTTACTGAACTactgttttctccctgttttgATCACTTCGtcaaaaaagtaaagaaatcgcattttctttctttgtccatCTAGAGCCAAGCAAGACGTTCTTAAAATGTGAGGCAAAGAACTACTCTGGAATTTTCACATGTTCATGGatgacagaaaatgagagtCCAAGCGTGAAGTTCACAATCAGGAGCCTGAAAGGGTAAAAGCTTGTACTTTCCTTAAACACTTCATAGTACAGCCAGAAGAGCCCTTGGTGTTTGTGTAGGAGATGCTGCACTGTCAGCTCTTGAGGGCACACGGAAGGGGAGGAATCCTGCTTTCAGAATCTGAACATCCGCAAAATATTTTGAGCATTCACTGGAATTGGTTTTAATAAGAGCATGGAAGTCAGTCTGAAATTAATAcagatttgaaaatgaaacaaccCCCACCAGACTGTTACAGCTGCTACACTTAAGCAATAGCAAAAGCAGCAGTTCGTGcagggaagagagaggaagTTGAGCCAAAAGCAGAAACAATCATAGCACTGAGTCTCATCAGATCCAGTGGAATTGAAGGAGTGGGAGGCTGCACCCACGACAAAAGCCACACGTCCATGGCCAAGTCTCTGTTGAGGAACACTGCAGAAACCTGCAAGGGAAATGTGGGAGGGGAACCTTGAGGGAATTTCCTACCTCCCACCACTCTTGAGGGTTTCTCCAAAACATGGAGTGCCTGGGCAAAGGTCATTTGAGTTtgttagagaggaaaaaatctgcaaaatgttttattttgttgaataTTATCATTTATTATAGGTAGCATCTTTTTGTTGGTTCCCAACTGAATGGTTTAACCATGCCTTACTTGTTCCAGGGAGGTTTTGGAAAGGATTGAGGAACAAAGTTAGATACCACAACTTACCATGGAGCAGTGATGTTTAGAAATGAAGTTATCTCATTTTGTACTTAAACACAAATTTCTTCTGCTAAGCAGAAGTTGGGATGGACTtttgatattttattaatatattatataGTTACTAAATATATAAGAACACACCGAATTGTTTGTGCTGTTCCTTAAGTGCAGACATGGCGTGATACACACAAGACCAAACATCATCTTACCAATTACGTGGTATAATTATGGCAACaaaattctgagaaaaaaacagtatttattttttttctgttgtattttcagcTCTAAAGGAGATGTAACCTGCAGCAGCCCCGTGGCTCACACTGAAAAATCTGTGACTGAATACACTGCCCAGTGCCAGAAGGAAAACTACTGTCCATTTGCCGAAGAGCACCAGCCAACTGAGATGTTCCTGGAGGTCATTGATGAGGTGGAATATGAGAACTACACTAGCAGCTTCTTCATCAGAGATATCAGTGAGTAGACCAGAAATCATCATTAGTTCTTAGCCTTATTCTCACTGCAGACAGTGGAACTAACAATGGTAACTGACCAAACCAAGCTTGGGAATCCCTGCTCTGTTCTACTGTAAATCTGTATCCTGCCCCCAGTTACAGGAATAGGGGGAAACGAATCATAGCAGCAGTCTGGAAGAAGATGAGGAAGTGAAGAAGCAACATATCCATAGCTTGTGACCTCCAAGCCTCTCTCTCCCACATCTGCCAGAAGTTTCTGTAACCTTCTCAATTACATAGATGTGTTTTGGAAGGGGCATGTGGGGGAAGTCAGAGAATAGCCAATAACCCAGCAGGCTGTTCTTTGAGAACTGCAGATTTACTCAGATAATGGTTAAGGCCAGGTATGCCTCACTCCTGATCCATTCTTACAGATGGACGAAAGCATGTTTTGCTAAATGCCCAGCAGTCAGCAAGAGGTGAAGATAACCATCTGTCTCTAACAGAGCCTCCTACAGCTCtccaggcaaaaaaaaaaaaccagaaggATCTTACCCAGAGAGTCTGGGGGAATGTTGTTAATTTTCCATGAGAAGCATACAGTGCAGTTCTTATGCATCATGCCAACTCCTGTCATAATTTAATAGAGGTTCCAACAGCCAGTTCATATAAAACTGTCAGCAGTAGTACACCAACGTGATCTTATGCTGCTAATGCGTATTAATGCCTTCTATATTTTCTATTGCAGTAAAGCCAGACCCACCTCAATGTCAGTATGCAAGCACAAATGGAACAGTGACCTGGACATATCCCAGGACCTGGAGCACACCAAAGTCCTACTTCCCATTGACTTTCAGGGTCAAAGTtgaaagcacaaagaaatacagaagcaaGGTAGAAATGCAACATTTGATGTGCgattttcctgttttaacaGACAGTATAAATAAGAGCTTAGAGCACATGAATCATAGACTAgaattagaataaaataaaaatgctgctgAGCCCCAAATGTAGAAAGGCTCTGTTTTGGAAGACAATGACCTCCTTCTCACTTCTGTGAGCAGTAAGATTCAACCTAGGGTGGATGAAACCTGATGTAAGTTGGGAGATAAAATCAAGTCCAGTATTGCATAGCCAATGCTAGCGTGAGAAAAGTATCGACTAACTCATTAGAAGACTATGTGGGTCCTAATATGGGAAAATCCCAATTTCCAAATCCGTAGGTCTAGGATCTGCTGCGGTGAGTTCCTTGTATGTCATTTGTACCTGGCTAGCTCAGACTTCATATGCGAATTGTCAAATAAGGCATCAGTGACTCATTTAGTAGCATTTCTGTGGATACTAGTGAAGACTGAAGTCTTTGCCTCTCATATTCTCATTATTAGCTAATTGTCAACAAATTGTTAATCCTAATATTGCTAATCCATTTTAGCTTGAAATAATGAGATTGTTTTGCTTCCGCTGTTAATGCTTATGGGTACACTAAAGGGCACACAACAGCAGTAGAGTGATTTGTCTTGGTCGTCAAAGAAATCAAGAgcagaagtagaaagaaatacatagagCAACTGACCATAGTGCAGGTCCTTCGCTGCTCTTCCTTGGTCCAGAAGTCAGAAAATTCACAAATGTGATCATTACGGTCTGAAATGCAGTTAAACCAAGGACACAAAAGGATATttacatgtgaaaaaaataagcaagccTGTACCAGCAGATGGGGCCATTGACCTAGTAGTGATTCCTTGATATTAGCAGGGCTGTGTTATGCAATCCCATAGAAAAACTGGCAGGTCTACAGAGTCCTTCCTGTATTAGCCAAAAGTCTTCAGAGAAAACCAGCAACTTCTGCCTTTTAGGGTTCCCTGTTTgaggaaaaggagggaaaaagagagagagagaagaaaaaaagataaacaaatgaGCCCTCTGTTTGAATGACAGTTTGAGCTTGGGGTTCGGATTGCTTTACATCATTAACTTCAGTGGGAGTCATAGTTTGTTTCCCCTGCGACTAAGGTTCTTACAACTGTTTGTGACTTTGACATGTGTGAGAGAAGACTGGTGCCTTTGGAACAACAGACTACCAGTGTTTTCTGCAGTTACATATGCTTGGTGCTGTCTGGCACTTTACTGTATGTTTGCTTGACCCTTactgatggagctgtgcccTATTCACAGGTTTATGATGCTGATGAGCAGTCTATTCAGATTCCAAAGACTGGGCCAAAAGACAAGATCTCTGTGCAGGCCAGGGATCGCTATTACAACTCCTCCTGGAGTGAGTGGTCTACACTTTGCAGGTAAGACTCCAAGAgccttctgctgctggagcagagggcCAAAGCTGGACAAGTGCCCAGCCCTCATTAGTTGAAGCCAAATTCCCAATCCCTGGCTAACTGGGGAAGTTCTGAGCCTGGCATTGTCTGCCTCTGAGTCCTTTAGAGAGATCAGTGGTACTTCATGAGATCGCTAAGATCAGCACAGCTTCATTGAGAAACTGACTAAAAATGTAGGTCtgaggaaaatgaagataattCTTATGTAATtgcctttcatttattttacagataaGCACCAAGAGATTGGTGTAATGCTCCTCAAGAAAGCAAAGGATGGATTAAGACAAGTAAATATGcttattagaagaaaaatctgcatgTGAGATTATTAAGAAGCCACACctcaatctttttttccatagtaGAATAGTATGATCCTGATTCTGACAGATCTTTTAAATTCCCCAGATCTGAGTAACACCACTAGCACACATCATGTTATATTAACATGTATGGTATTTTGATACATTCCTGTCAGCTATTATCGTTGGTTCCATGTACTTTtgtattgcatttatttattgacctatttattatttacttgATATGAATTGCAGTGTCAGTTGATGGCAGCTGCTAGTCAGGATGTTTCATGTGTTAACTTATACAGAATGTAACTTATTGAAAGAactatttattaattattttattgttaaattATATAATtacattcatatttatttatttatttatttattactatttatttctttgaaatatatCAGCACAGAAGGCCTTGGCTGCACGAGGCAGCTCTGTATCAGATATCCGGGCTATCTTCATCTTCCAGTCTGACAGTTAATATTTTAGAAGGAACTGCAGACTCAGAATCCTGGAAATGTTAACTGCTGcacattttcagctgtttgtgGTCAACACTGCACATCATAGGTAGCTGAAATTATTTAATAGTTCAACTGCTGTGTATCTGATATTTCAGAGAGCAATTGAGAACTGGTTTTATATGTGAATGTTAAGTATGTCATTAAAGTTAGAATTTTAGAATATCGATTTTCATAGATCATTTTGGAGATACTTCTGTAGCACTGCCAGAAGTGCTATTGTGTCTTCACAGAACcttaggaaaagaataaaatcctAATTCTGAACTGCTTACAGTGTAAGTGCCcatgtctggaaaaaaaagcacaagcatGTGTTGAAgcccccatttttttttttttttttgtcaaaccACCTACATTGTGGCTTTCAGGAGgacaaaatgcttcaaaatatcTTTGAGGGCTTGGGCTTTATCCTTGGTACAAGATCATTGGAATTAAAAGAGTCCTCAGTTGTggctttttcttccagttttagAAATGGGTGGTGATTTAAGTATTTAAACATTGAAACATAGGAAGTATCTGATATTTCAGAAAACCACTGCTAATCTAGCTACAAGTGTTTGTTGCTATTCTATTATTTAAGtattgctatttatttattatattattatttattgctaCTGCCTCTGATTcttatttctgctgtaaatgCAACTTACTTCATGACATGCTTGTTTTATAAAGGAGTTAATAAACGCATCTGAAAAAACACTGATTTACCTGTGATCTTTAAAGATGAACAGTTAATATCACATTAATATTActtttcaaatggaaaactTTGTTCTACTTCTGAGGCAACGTCTGCAGAGAAGTGTTATGTCTTTTCCTATGTGAATTGCCTAACGGTACCGAATCAATGGCCTGTAGAAGTGTACAGGACAACACCAAAAGGTGGTGTGTTAGCAGTCACTTCTGCAGGCTGACAAGTGATTGCATCTTTTGCAGACTGAGGGTAAATTGAAATTCCCTGTCCTTTGTGGTCAGAAGGTTTTTAACTGCAATCCAGCTGACATATATATCTTGATGTCATTGAGATTTCTCTCTAATACTGTTGCTACAGTGCTCAGAATTAGTGGGGCCTTCCTGTTCTTCAGATACCTGAAGCATTCTTGGTACCAATCACTGAAGCCTCTTATTAACTTTGATTCACTCTGGTTTTCattcagacaaaagaaaatacacctTTCTGTGCCGTGATCTCGTCAGGTGAAAGAAGCTTCCCCTCAGGAAGCATTCCTGGCATAGATCACAAGGTGATCTGGAGCCCGTAGTGAGGCAAAGAATTGTCTAAGATTCTTCAGAAAACCAACAAAGCACAGCTTGGAACTTGCTTTTGCAGAAAGCAAGTTACGTGTATGCTGGCTCTCCGAAAATAAGTTGGCTTCAGTTCTTGGCTATCCATTCCCCGGAACCTGCTGCACATCTCTGAATGCCTGCTCTAGGACTTCTCAGGCAGTCTCCCATCTCAGAGGAGCTCAATGATTTGTATTAAACGGCGTTAATATCACTACACATTTCCACTAGCATGGCTCTGTACACTGGAGATCATTTCCTAACACATTCCATCTGCCCAAGGAAATATCAATTGATGTCAGTTCACCTTCATACTTCCCTTTCTTGATCCCTCTCCTCATTGAGATGCAAATAATCTCAAAAACCTTCATTGGACTGTACAATGCACAAAACCACCCCCCAAAACTTCTTACTGTTGCAGAACTAAAATCCTGATGGAAATAATTCATTCCTGAGGATCTCATGGTCCAACAGGATCACACGATCAGTCCTCTGTGAGACCCCTGCTTTCTTGGTGACCCACCTTTCTCTGGGGATgggcagctcctcctgctttcTACTTGTGCTCATCATTCAACACGAGACTTTAGATTTTACCTACCACACCTCAATAAATTTGCTCTGAACAGAGACTGACTAATTCCCTGCAGGGATTTTTGTGGGTGCTCCTCATCCTGAAGAATGTTTTACAAATAGTTGGTGTACTTAATGAG
This genomic interval carries:
- the IL12B gene encoding interleukin-12 subunit beta — encoded protein: MSHLLFALLSLLSFAALLEAQWKLRENAYVIESEWNDETPAKKVKLTCNTSDETLPVYWKKGTELKGTGKTLIVEVKEFPDAGNYTCLSAKTHEIISYSFFLITKVDSYGQMIRSILKSYKEPSKTFLKCEAKNYSGIFTCSWMTENESPSVKFTIRSLKGSKGDVTCSSPVAHTEKSVTEYTAQCQKENYCPFAEEHQPTEMFLEVIDEVEYENYTSSFFIRDIIKPDPPQCQYASTNGTVTWTYPRTWSTPKSYFPLTFRVKVESTKKYRSKVYDADEQSIQIPKTGPKDKISVQARDRYYNSSWSEWSTLCR